A genomic region of Cannabis sativa cultivar Pink pepper isolate KNU-18-1 chromosome 1, ASM2916894v1, whole genome shotgun sequence contains the following coding sequences:
- the LOC115706925 gene encoding protein WHI4 isoform X2 translates to MAHPPYDPYYIHYQPPQPQLHDNSGIKTLFVSGLPDDVKAREIHNLFRRRPGFESCQLKYTGRGNQVVAFATFVNHQSAMEALISLNGVKFDPQTGYILHIELAKTNSRRKRKPGSGVYVVIDNRSKKGDNNRERETSSNDGGSDSEEPSDAENQDSGNKGDSVTSKSGETVNASDNAVAASNQSENTVEGGQCSTLFIANLGPNCTEDELKSVLSKYPGFNMLKLRARGGMPVAFADFGGIEQANKAMEELHGSSLPSSDRGGMHIEYARSKMRKK, encoded by the exons ATGGCTCATCCGCCGTACGACCCCTATTACATCCACTACCAACCACCACAGCCACAACTACACGATAACAGCGGCATCAAAACGCTCTTCGTTTCTGGCCTCCCCGACGATGTCAAGGCCCGCGAGATTCACAATCTTTTCCGTAGAAGACCTGGTTTCGAATCTTGCCAACTCAAGTACACCGGCAGAGGCAACCAG GTCGTCGCGTTTGCTACCTTTGTCAATCATCAATCAGCAATGGAAGCACTTATTTCGTTGAAT GGTGTCAAATTTGATCCTCAAACTGGGTATATTCTGCATATTGAATTGGCTAAAACAAACTCAAGGAGGAAACGCAAACCAG GTAGCGGAGTGTATGTTGTCATAGACAATAGAAGTAAAAAGGGAGATAATAACCGAGAAAGAGAAACATCTAGTAATGATG GAGGCAGTGATTCTGAGGAACCATCTGATGCTGAAAATCAAGATTCAGGCAATAAGGGTGATTCAGTGACCTCAAAAAG TGGTGAGACAGTAAATGCTTCTGATAATGCAGTAGCTGCTTCAAAT CAATCAGAAAATACTGTTGAAGGGGGTCAATGTTCCACTCTGTTCATTGCAAATCTTGGTCCAAATTGTACTGAAGATGAACTGAAGAGTGTTTTGTCTAA GTATCCTGGGTTCAATATGCTCAAATTGCGTGCCAGAGGTGGAATGCCAGTAGCATTTGCTGATTTTGGG ggaattgaacaagctaacaAGGCTATGGAGGAACTTCATGGCAGCTCATTACCGTCATCAGACCGTGGCGGCATGCACATAGA ATATGCAAGGTCTAAAATGAGAAAGAAGTAG
- the LOC115706924 gene encoding inactive protein kinase SELMODRAFT_444075, with the protein MSRDQRRGKQEKGSDGAEKVVVAVKASKEIPKTALVWALTHVVQPGDCITLLVVVPSQNSGKKWGFPRFAGDCANGNRKSLLGTISEQKNDIRDSCSQMILQLHDVYDPNKVNVKIKIVYGSPCGSVAVEAKNAQASWVVLDKHLKQEEKRCMDELQCNIVVMKRAQPKVLRLNLNGLPKEPEPACQLPSELDEVPEKHPRKKDACLNPVRVPVGTPTSSPELGTPFTATEAGTSSVSNSDPGTSPLFISEINGVLKKEESFRAKGNQDIDDASDSDSESLSTSSTSLRFQPWISDFLISHSQSSHHVEESSHKSSDRPQASSTKALLGKFKKPDRDAGVGMPSYRGSGDFSGNVREAVSLSRNAPPGPPPLCSICQHKAPVFGKPPRFFSYAELELATGGFSQANFLAEGGYGSVHRGVLPDGQAVAVKQHKLASSQGDHEFCSEVEVLSCAQHRNVVMLIGFCIEDKRRLLVYEYICNGSLDSHLYGQHRQPLQWSARQKVAVGAARGLRYLHEECRVGCIVHRDMRPNNILITHDFEPLVGDFGLARWQPDGDTGVETRVIGTFGYLAPEYAQSGQITEKADVYSFGVVLVELVTGRKAVDLNRPKGQQCLTEWARPLLEDYAIDELIDPRLGNQFSEQEVYCMLHAASLCIRRDPQSRPRMSQVLRVLEGDMVMDSSSNLISTQGYDVGNQSGRMCWSDQQHQQYSGPLAAEPLEEFSGKLSLENLRPAFWERVKARASCEDL; encoded by the exons ATGAGTCGAGACCAGAGGCGCGGTAAGCAAGAGAAAGGGTCCGATGGGGCTGAGAAAGTTGTGGTGGCCGTCAAGGCATCCAAAGAAATTCCCAAGACTGCTCTTGTATGGGCTTTGACGCATGTTGTTCAACCTGGGGATTGTATTACTTTGCTTGTGGTTGTTCCTTCACAAAATTCTG GTAAAAAATGGGGCTTCCCAAGATTTGCAGGGGACTGTGCTAATGGTAATCGGAAGTCTCTTCTGGGAACAATCTCTGAGCAAAAGAATGACATTAGAGATTCGTGCTCTCAGATGATTCTCCAGCTTCACGATGTTTATGATCCAAATAAA GTAAATGTCAAAATAAAGATTGTATATGGATCACCTTGTGGATCGGTTGCAGTTGAAGCCAAGAACGCTCAAGCTAGTTGGGTTGTTTTGGACAA ACATCTTAAACAAGAGGAAAAACGCTGCATGGATGAGCTGCAGTGCAACATTGTCGTTATGAAGCGTGCACAACCAAAAGTTCTTCGCTTGAATTTAAATGGGTTACCAAAGGAACCTGAACCCGCCTGCCAGTTACCTTCTGAGCTTGATGAAGTGCCTGAAAAGCATCCCCGAAAGAAGGATGCTTGTTTAAACCCTGTCCGAGTGCCTGTTGGGACTCCAACCAGTAGTCCAGAGCTAGGTACTCCATTTACAGCAACTGAAGCTGGAACTTCGTCAGTGTCAAATTCAGATCCAGGAACTTCACCACTTTTCATTTCAGAAATAAATGGGGTTCTGAAGAAGGAGGAATCATTTAGAGCCAAGGGAAATCAAGATATAGATGATGCTTCAGATTCTGACAGTGAAAGTTTATCAACGTCTTCAACTAGTTTGAGGTTCCAACCGTGGATATCAGATTTTCTAATATCACATAGCCAATCCTCACATCACGTGGAAGAAAGTTCTCACAAATCAAGCGATAGGCCTCAAGCATCATCAACCAAAGCTTTGCTAGGcaagttcaagaaacctgataGAGACGCTGGAGTTGGAATGCCAAGCTACAGAGGAAGTGGAGACTTCAGTGGAAATGTAAGAGAAGCAGTTTCACTTTCCAGAAATGCACCACCTGGTCCTCCCCCCTTATGTTCCATATGTCAACATAAGGCACCTGTGTTTGGAAAACCACCAAGATTCTTTAGCTATGCTGAGCTGGAGCTTGCTACTGGTGGGTTTTCACAAGCCAATTTCTTGGCAGAAGGAGGTTATGGCTCTGTTCACCGAGGGGTGCTTCCTGATGGCCAGGCTGTTGCTGTCAAGCAGCACAAGTTAGCTAGTTCTCAGGGTGATCATGAATTTTGCTCAGAAGTCGAAGTCCTCAGTTGTGCCCAGCATCGCAATGTTGTCATGCTGATTGGCTTCTGTATCGAGGACAAAAGAAGATTGTTGGTTTATGAATATATATGCAACGGATCATTGGACTCCCATCTATACG GACAACATCGGCAGCCATTACAATGGTCTGCGCGACAGAAAGTTGCTGTAGGAGCTGCTCGAGGGCTGCGATATCTCCATGAAGAATGCAGAGTAGGTTGCATTGTCCACCGCGACATGAGACCAAACAACATCCTGATCACCCATGATTTTGAACCACTG GTTGGGGATTTTGGCCTGGCAAGGTGGCAGCCTGATGGAGATACTGGTGTGGAAACTAGAGTAATTGGGACATTTGG ATATTTGGCTCCAGAATATGCTCAAAGTGGTCAAATCACAGAAAAAGCTGATGTTTATTCTTTTGGGGTGGTATTGGTGGAGCTTGTTACAGGCCGGAAAGCTGTGGACCTCAATCGACCCAAGGGTCAGCAATGTCTCACTGAATGG GCACGGCCATTATTAGAGGACTATGCCATTGATGAACTGATTGATCCAAGGCTTGGAAATCAGTTTTCTGAACAGGAAGTTTATTGCATGTTGCATGCTGCTTCTTTATGCATACGCCGGGATCCTCAATCAAGGCCTCGCATGTCACAG GTATTACGTGTACTTGAGGGTGACATGGTCATGGATTCAAGCTCAAATTTAATATCAACTCAAGGGTACGACGTTGGAAACCAGAGTGGTCGCATGTGTTGGTCAGATCAGCAGCACCAACAATATAGCGGCCCCCTAGCAGCCGAGCCATTGGAAGAGTTTAGTGGGAAGCTATCTCTCGAGAATTTAAGGCCAGCGTTTTGGGAGAGGGTCAAGGCAAGGGCTTCCTGTGAAGATTTGTAA
- the LOC115706925 gene encoding protein WHI4 isoform X1 has protein sequence MAHPPYDPYYIHYQPPQPQLHDNSGIKTLFVSGLPDDVKAREIHNLFRRRPGFESCQLKYTGRGNQVVAFATFVNHQSAMEALISLNGVKFDPQTGYILHIELAKTNSRRKRKPGSGVYVVIDNRSKKGDNNRERETSSNDGGSDSEEPSDAENQDSGNKGDSVTSKSGETVNASDNAVAASNQQSENTVEGGQCSTLFIANLGPNCTEDELKSVLSKYPGFNMLKLRARGGMPVAFADFGGIEQANKAMEELHGSSLPSSDRGGMHIEYARSKMRKK, from the exons ATGGCTCATCCGCCGTACGACCCCTATTACATCCACTACCAACCACCACAGCCACAACTACACGATAACAGCGGCATCAAAACGCTCTTCGTTTCTGGCCTCCCCGACGATGTCAAGGCCCGCGAGATTCACAATCTTTTCCGTAGAAGACCTGGTTTCGAATCTTGCCAACTCAAGTACACCGGCAGAGGCAACCAG GTCGTCGCGTTTGCTACCTTTGTCAATCATCAATCAGCAATGGAAGCACTTATTTCGTTGAAT GGTGTCAAATTTGATCCTCAAACTGGGTATATTCTGCATATTGAATTGGCTAAAACAAACTCAAGGAGGAAACGCAAACCAG GTAGCGGAGTGTATGTTGTCATAGACAATAGAAGTAAAAAGGGAGATAATAACCGAGAAAGAGAAACATCTAGTAATGATG GAGGCAGTGATTCTGAGGAACCATCTGATGCTGAAAATCAAGATTCAGGCAATAAGGGTGATTCAGTGACCTCAAAAAG TGGTGAGACAGTAAATGCTTCTGATAATGCAGTAGCTGCTTCAAAT CAGCAATCAGAAAATACTGTTGAAGGGGGTCAATGTTCCACTCTGTTCATTGCAAATCTTGGTCCAAATTGTACTGAAGATGAACTGAAGAGTGTTTTGTCTAA GTATCCTGGGTTCAATATGCTCAAATTGCGTGCCAGAGGTGGAATGCCAGTAGCATTTGCTGATTTTGGG ggaattgaacaagctaacaAGGCTATGGAGGAACTTCATGGCAGCTCATTACCGTCATCAGACCGTGGCGGCATGCACATAGA ATATGCAAGGTCTAAAATGAGAAAGAAGTAG